From a single Deinococcus fonticola genomic region:
- a CDS encoding helix-turn-helix domain-containing protein, translated as MSVSDLPAALTIEELPGLLASLRQAVSRPQPEQALATFLVRLTGGFVEIRASWGDVVASAGRPVGETQQFKLTHAGRHVGRLTVSFPPDWNPMTPVVVEYALLARLQSAAAGASRRRVGERTLEALLQGHSDPFTVGGESFAVALASFEDEPGRGASAQAAHAHALDVLAGVGEGYFAERNLGGFCTVRGSQAIWLWSTHDLKLETNELFAALTASTGRRVKLGVSAAHQRPDFKNALEEAAQSLSSLREAGVVTFMEVDTLYELLQSDALNGLRAQVKAQLASVDPDGKVEAALRAYLAHSGTLEELASRLRVHVNTLRYRLKLAERAMKGSLNEPATMSRLFLALGPSRPSQEQTEAFHRSSEGQI; from the coding sequence ATGTCCGTTTCAGATTTGCCCGCCGCGCTGACCATCGAGGAATTACCCGGCCTGCTGGCCTCGCTTCGTCAGGCGGTGTCGCGCCCGCAGCCGGAGCAGGCCCTGGCGACGTTCCTGGTGCGTCTGACTGGCGGATTCGTGGAAATTCGCGCCAGCTGGGGAGATGTGGTGGCGTCGGCGGGCCGTCCGGTAGGGGAGACGCAGCAGTTCAAGTTGACCCATGCCGGCAGGCATGTGGGACGCCTGACCGTGAGTTTCCCCCCCGACTGGAACCCCATGACGCCCGTGGTGGTGGAGTACGCGCTGTTGGCCCGCCTGCAATCGGCGGCAGCGGGCGCGTCTCGCCGGCGCGTGGGGGAACGTACGCTGGAAGCCCTGCTTCAGGGACACAGTGATCCGTTCACGGTGGGCGGCGAGTCCTTCGCGGTGGCCCTCGCCTCGTTCGAGGACGAACCGGGTCGAGGAGCCAGCGCCCAGGCCGCGCACGCTCATGCGCTGGACGTGCTGGCGGGCGTAGGCGAGGGGTACTTTGCGGAAAGGAACCTGGGCGGGTTCTGTACCGTGCGGGGTTCGCAGGCCATCTGGTTGTGGTCGACTCATGACCTGAAACTGGAAACGAACGAATTGTTTGCCGCCCTGACGGCATCCACAGGCCGCCGCGTGAAGCTGGGCGTCAGTGCTGCTCACCAGCGCCCAGACTTCAAAAATGCACTGGAAGAAGCGGCCCAATCGCTGTCCTCGCTGCGTGAAGCGGGTGTCGTGACTTTCATGGAAGTGGATACCCTGTACGAACTCCTGCAAAGCGACGCCCTAAATGGACTGCGGGCTCAGGTGAAGGCTCAACTGGCGAGCGTTGACCCGGATGGCAAGGTAGAAGCCGCACTCAGGGCGTATTTGGCGCATTCTGGAACCCTGGAAGAACTGGCGAGCAGACTCCGTGTCCATGTGAACACGTTACGCTACCGGCTCAAACTCGCTGAGAGGGCCATGAAGGGGTCTCTAAACGAACCTGCGACTATGAGTCGCCTTTTTCTGGCTCTCGGGCCTTCAAGGCCTTCTCAGGAGCAAACAGAGGCATTCCATAGGTCAAGCGAAGGTCAAATCTGA